Proteins from a single region of Aureibacter tunicatorum:
- a CDS encoding peroxiredoxin, translating into MTLVGKKAPLFSAPAVINGEEIVSDFSLEQFIGKNEVVFFFYPKDFTFVCPTEILAFQEKLAEFEKRGVKVIGASTDTEETHLAWLCTSKDNGGIEGVTYPLVADVAKTIAANFGVLAGDWDYTEEGQLTFAGAPIAFRGTFLIDKEGVVRHETVNDFPLGRNIDEMIRLVDALQYVEKHGEVCPANWEEGKEAMQATKEGVAEYLSNH; encoded by the coding sequence ATGACATTAGTAGGAAAAAAAGCTCCATTGTTTTCAGCGCCGGCAGTAATCAACGGTGAGGAAATTGTTTCGGATTTTTCTTTAGAGCAATTCATCGGAAAGAATGAAGTAGTATTCTTCTTCTATCCAAAAGATTTTACTTTTGTATGCCCTACGGAAATTTTAGCTTTCCAAGAGAAACTTGCTGAGTTTGAAAAAAGAGGAGTAAAAGTGATCGGTGCTTCAACTGATACTGAAGAGACTCACTTGGCGTGGTTATGCACTTCTAAAGATAACGGTGGTATCGAAGGTGTTACTTATCCTTTGGTTGCTGACGTTGCTAAGACTATCGCTGCTAACTTCGGTGTATTGGCTGGTGATTGGGATTACACTGAAGAAGGTCAGTTGACTTTCGCTGGTGCTCCTATCGCATTCAGAGGAACTTTCCTTATTGACAAAGAAGGTGTAGTAAGACATGAGACAGTTAATGATTTCCCTCTAGGTAGAAATATCGACGAGATGATTCGTCTTGTTGATGCTTTGCAATATGTTGAGAAGCATGGCGAAGTTTGTCCTGCAAACTGGGAAGAAGGTAAAGAAGCAATGCAAGCTACAAAAGAAGGCGTTGCTGAGTACTTGTCTAATCACTAA
- a CDS encoding 3-deoxy-D-manno-octulosonic acid transferase produces the protein MQKFLYDIFILLLKLGTTIGSLFNAKLKLFVNGRAGTFSKLEDASFDKSDQVAWFHCASLGEFEQARPVLEAFKEKYPDFKIALSFFSPSGYEVRKNYDKADVVFYLPYDTKANAVKLLDMLQPRVVFFVKYDFWYHALREVNERNIPLVLFSAIFRESQPFFKNYGGLHRGMLTFFDEIFVQNEDSKQLLESININHVKVGGDTRCDRVEQIRLGRNDIPVMERFKAEDQLMVVGSSWPSDIEVLAPFMNSMKNKPLKFAIAPHNLKEHEIVEMERLLAELNPVRYSSCNEKNDFETHQVIVIDNFGMLSSLYGYAELAYVGGAFNKGLHNTLEAAVFGIPVFWGDDPTNDKFQEAKDLLKSGGGVVIKDSSELSDIVNKMIEKPELAQKAGKASRAYLEKSIGATDLVMEYINKKL, from the coding sequence ATGCAAAAGTTTCTTTACGATATATTTATTCTCTTGCTCAAATTGGGAACGACTATAGGCTCTTTGTTCAATGCGAAGCTTAAGTTGTTTGTGAATGGAAGAGCCGGAACATTTTCAAAATTGGAGGATGCCTCATTTGACAAATCGGATCAAGTGGCTTGGTTTCATTGTGCATCATTAGGGGAGTTTGAACAAGCTAGGCCTGTTTTGGAGGCGTTCAAGGAAAAATATCCTGATTTTAAAATAGCATTGTCGTTTTTCTCTCCTTCAGGATATGAGGTTCGGAAGAATTATGACAAGGCGGATGTTGTCTTTTATTTGCCTTATGACACTAAGGCAAATGCCGTTAAGCTATTGGATATGCTTCAGCCTCGGGTAGTATTTTTTGTAAAATACGATTTTTGGTATCATGCGCTTAGAGAAGTAAATGAAAGGAATATTCCTTTAGTTTTGTTTTCCGCTATATTTAGAGAAAGCCAGCCTTTCTTTAAAAACTACGGAGGCTTGCATCGTGGCATGTTGACTTTTTTTGATGAAATTTTTGTTCAGAATGAAGATTCGAAACAGTTGCTGGAGTCTATAAATATTAATCATGTTAAAGTTGGCGGGGATACGCGTTGCGATAGAGTGGAGCAGATTAGATTGGGAAGAAATGATATTCCTGTCATGGAGAGGTTCAAAGCTGAAGATCAATTGATGGTTGTGGGCAGCAGTTGGCCTTCGGATATTGAAGTGCTGGCTCCATTTATGAATTCAATGAAAAATAAGCCATTGAAGTTCGCTATTGCCCCCCATAATTTGAAAGAACATGAAATAGTGGAAATGGAGAGGCTGCTGGCTGAATTGAATCCTGTAAGGTATTCTTCATGCAATGAGAAAAATGATTTTGAAACGCATCAAGTGATTGTCATTGATAATTTTGGAATGCTTTCCAGTCTTTATGGTTATGCTGAATTAGCCTATGTAGGCGGCGCTTTTAATAAAGGACTCCATAATACATTGGAAGCTGCAGTGTTTGGTATTCCAGTATTTTGGGGAGATGACCCTACCAATGATAAATTTCAAGAAGCGAAAGATTTGCTTAAGTCTGGAGGAGGTGTTGTGATAAAAGATTCATCAGAGCTTTCTGATATTGTAAATAAAATGATTGAAAAACCTGAATTGGCCCAAAAAGCAGGGAAAGCATCCCGCGCTTATTTAGAGAAAAGCATTGGCGCCACTGATTTAGTAATGGAATATATAAATAAGAAGCTGTAA
- the rsgA gene encoding ribosome small subunit-dependent GTPase A has protein sequence MYKGLVLRSTGSWYDVKMDDGRVLKCRLRGKFKIKGLKVTNPLAVGDFVKFEIEEKNDQESGVIKEILPRENYLIRQSTRKAHHVHIIAANLDQAVLVATLVMPRTSFGFIDRFLVSAEAYHISTVIAFNKTDLLEEEDLEYQRDVMKMYEGIGYECIEISAETGYNIDAFEALLKGKKTLLSGHSGVGKSTLINRIAPEIEQRTNEISAFANKGMHTTTFAEMFEIEDDTYIIDTPGIKELGLVHIEPEELAGLFPEMRDMTGECRFYNCKHDKEPGCVVKQAVKEGRIAIPRYESYLSMLNGEDNRK, from the coding sequence ATGTATAAAGGACTTGTATTGCGTTCAACTGGATCTTGGTATGATGTGAAGATGGATGATGGGCGTGTTTTGAAGTGTAGATTGAGAGGAAAGTTCAAAATCAAGGGCTTGAAAGTGACCAACCCATTGGCGGTTGGGGACTTTGTGAAGTTTGAAATCGAAGAGAAGAACGATCAGGAATCAGGCGTGATCAAGGAGATTTTGCCAAGAGAGAATTATTTGATCAGACAGTCTACGAGGAAAGCTCATCATGTGCATATAATCGCAGCTAATTTGGATCAAGCAGTGTTGGTCGCTACGTTGGTTATGCCTCGCACGAGCTTTGGCTTTATTGACAGGTTTTTGGTTTCCGCTGAAGCTTATCATATTTCTACGGTTATTGCATTTAACAAAACTGATTTGTTGGAAGAAGAAGACTTGGAGTATCAAAGGGATGTGATGAAGATGTATGAAGGGATAGGCTATGAATGCATTGAAATTTCAGCGGAAACAGGCTATAATATTGATGCGTTCGAAGCATTGCTGAAAGGAAAGAAGACGCTTTTATCAGGTCATTCAGGCGTAGGAAAATCTACTTTGATCAATAGAATAGCCCCTGAAATCGAACAAAGAACCAATGAAATTTCAGCCTTTGCGAATAAAGGAATGCACACGACCACCTTTGCGGAGATGTTTGAAATAGAAGATGATACTTATATTATTGATACCCCTGGGATAAAAGAATTGGGTCTGGTGCATATTGAGCCAGAAGAGTTGGCAGGTTTGTTTCCTGAAATGAGAGATATGACAGGAGAATGCAGGTTTTACAATTGCAAGCATGACAAAGAGCCCGGTTGCGTGGTGAAGCAAGCCGTGAAAGAAGGCAGAATAGCGATTCCCAGGTATGAAAGCTATTTGAGCATGTTAAATGGTGAGGATAATAGAAAATAA
- a CDS encoding calcium/sodium antiporter: MLTHIALLVIGLAILILGGEFLVRGACRIALNYKIPTLVVGLTVIAFGTSAPELFISTISALNGSSDLAVGNVIGSNICNLALVLGVTGLIYPIKVEKSSLTVDWPVTMGSSLLLYVFVKEGALEAYEGAIFIFLLIIYLSFTIYQGMKHSKEFAADDEVIEAVNNPYPMWKSFSLVILGMLGLYFGAEWFVVGSQNIALKWGVSERVVGVTVVALGTSLPELVTSVIAASKKQTDLALGNLLGSNIFNILSILGITSIIKTIKVSEKMINVDMVWMLAITALVFPLMLTRKKVDQVEGGVLIFVYLFYIYTVVIG, translated from the coding sequence ATGTTAACACATATTGCTTTATTAGTTATAGGTTTGGCGATTCTTATACTTGGAGGTGAATTTTTAGTAAGGGGTGCTTGTAGAATTGCTTTGAATTATAAAATTCCGACTTTGGTTGTAGGTTTGACAGTAATAGCTTTTGGAACTTCAGCTCCTGAGTTGTTCATTAGCACAATATCAGCCTTGAATGGAAGTTCTGATTTAGCAGTGGGAAATGTTATAGGCTCGAACATCTGCAATTTGGCTTTAGTATTAGGAGTTACAGGCTTGATTTACCCTATCAAAGTAGAGAAAAGCAGCTTGACTGTTGATTGGCCTGTTACAATGGGAAGCAGTCTCTTGTTGTATGTGTTTGTAAAGGAAGGTGCTCTGGAAGCTTATGAAGGAGCTATTTTCATATTTTTGTTAATTATTTACTTGTCGTTTACTATATACCAAGGAATGAAGCATTCCAAAGAGTTTGCTGCGGATGATGAAGTCATTGAAGCTGTTAATAATCCATACCCTATGTGGAAGAGTTTTTCTTTGGTAATTCTAGGGATGCTTGGTTTGTATTTTGGAGCGGAATGGTTTGTGGTTGGTTCTCAAAATATTGCTTTGAAATGGGGAGTCTCAGAGCGAGTTGTAGGAGTTACAGTGGTCGCTTTAGGGACAAGCTTGCCTGAATTGGTTACCTCGGTGATTGCAGCTTCAAAAAAACAAACAGACTTGGCTTTGGGGAACTTATTAGGCTCAAATATTTTTAATATCCTTTCCATATTGGGAATTACTTCAATAATCAAGACAATAAAGGTGAGTGAGAAAATGATAAATGTTGATATGGTTTGGATGTTAGCGATTACAGCCTTGGTGTTTCCGTTGATGTTGACTAGGAAGAAAGTAGATCAAGTGGAAGGTGGGGTTTTAATTTTTGTCTATTTGTTTTACATATATACAGTTGTAATTGGGTGA
- the ispF gene encoding 2-C-methyl-D-erythritol 2,4-cyclodiphosphate synthase: MIKFRTGFGYDVHQLKEGYDLWLGGIKVPHTKGAVGHSDADVLIHVICDALLGAANKRDIGYHFSDKDPKYKGIDSKILLKEVMNIIREAGYEVGNIDSTICLQQPKVNPHIPNMISCLSEVMEIDSEDLSIKATTTEKLSFVGREEGISAYATVLIYKK, translated from the coding sequence ATGATAAAATTCAGAACAGGATTCGGCTATGATGTGCATCAACTTAAAGAAGGATATGACCTTTGGCTTGGCGGGATCAAAGTTCCGCATACAAAAGGAGCGGTAGGACATTCAGATGCGGATGTGCTTATTCATGTCATTTGCGACGCTTTGCTTGGTGCTGCCAACAAGCGCGACATTGGCTACCATTTTTCCGACAAAGATCCCAAATACAAAGGAATCGACAGCAAAATCTTGCTTAAAGAAGTAATGAATATTATCAGGGAAGCTGGATATGAAGTTGGGAATATTGACTCTACAATTTGCTTGCAACAGCCTAAAGTGAACCCTCATATACCAAATATGATTTCATGCCTCAGCGAAGTAATGGAAATCGACTCTGAAGATTTATCCATCAAAGCCACGACAACCGAGAAACTTAGCTTTGTTGGAAGAGAGGAAGGCATATCCGCATATGCAACAGTTTTGATTTACAAAAAATAA
- a CDS encoding YihY/virulence factor BrkB family protein: protein MKLIKAYDQLLEWIRQFNVNDFFRRRMWMIDKSQMSWSHRFGIDSLQVLWIAIKSYIDDRSDLKASGLTYYTLLSIVPLFSLAFAIAKGFGYDQLLEKEIMIYFSGHEEIAIQVVAFARKMLDNTKGGPLAIFGAVVLLYSTMRLLYNIEETFADIWDLKKSRPLGRRFSDYMTILMIAPLLMILSGSITIYITSQIERVSSEHEWISYASPFLLFLIRLVPYAIVWMAFIVLYIIMPYTKVRLKPALIAGIVAGTMYQLVQWGLITFQVGVSRYNAIYGSFAALPLFLIWLQISWSIFMIGGQISYAVQNLKNFSFTKGKLDVSHNERHLLALLVMKDIVDCFKQGKHDAVVKSISQRLTIPMYYVFMTIEVLKKANLVHEVDDLGGKGNKGFVPAISTDKISVFYILEQMDKKGKDHISFPDTEEIKDMKDRMESIYQAMQNSKGNVTLRDL from the coding sequence ATGAAGTTGATAAAAGCCTATGATCAGTTATTAGAATGGATTCGTCAGTTCAATGTGAATGACTTTTTCAGGCGTAGAATGTGGATGATTGACAAGAGCCAGATGTCATGGAGCCATCGGTTCGGCATTGATTCATTGCAGGTTTTATGGATTGCTATTAAAAGTTATATTGATGATCGAAGCGATTTGAAAGCTTCAGGTTTGACCTATTATACATTGCTTTCGATCGTTCCTTTATTTTCATTGGCATTCGCTATCGCTAAAGGTTTTGGCTACGACCAGCTTTTGGAAAAGGAGATCATGATATATTTTTCAGGGCATGAGGAGATTGCTATTCAGGTAGTCGCTTTCGCTAGAAAAATGCTTGATAATACCAAAGGAGGACCTTTGGCAATATTTGGAGCCGTGGTGTTGTTGTATTCCACGATGAGGTTGCTTTATAATATTGAGGAGACTTTCGCGGACATATGGGATTTGAAGAAGTCAAGGCCTTTGGGAAGGCGCTTTTCTGATTACATGACTATTTTGATGATTGCTCCTTTGCTGATGATTCTATCGGGTAGTATTACGATTTATATAACTTCCCAAATTGAAAGAGTCTCTTCCGAGCATGAATGGATAAGCTATGCCAGCCCGTTTTTATTGTTTTTGATCAGGTTGGTGCCTTACGCTATTGTTTGGATGGCTTTTATTGTTCTGTATATTATCATGCCTTACACTAAGGTTAGATTGAAGCCGGCTTTGATAGCAGGAATAGTCGCCGGTACAATGTATCAGCTCGTTCAATGGGGGTTGATAACTTTTCAAGTAGGTGTTTCTAGGTACAATGCTATTTATGGCAGTTTTGCGGCCTTGCCTTTATTTCTGATCTGGCTGCAGATCAGTTGGTCTATATTCATGATTGGCGGGCAGATATCATATGCTGTGCAGAATTTGAAGAACTTTTCTTTTACCAAAGGCAAGCTGGATGTAAGTCATAATGAAAGACATTTGCTGGCTCTATTAGTGATGAAAGATATTGTCGATTGCTTTAAGCAAGGCAAGCATGACGCTGTGGTTAAGAGTATTTCTCAAAGGTTGACTATTCCCATGTACTATGTGTTTATGACAATTGAAGTTCTTAAAAAGGCGAATCTTGTTCATGAGGTGGACGATTTGGGAGGCAAAGGGAATAAAGGCTTTGTGCCAGCGATTTCAACCGATAAGATTTCAGTGTTTTATATACTTGAGCAGATGGACAAGAAAGGCAAAGACCATATATCTTTTCCTGATACTGAAGAAATCAAAGATATGAAGGATAGGATGGAGTCCATTTATCAGGCTATGCAGAACAGTAAAGGTAATGTGACATTGCGCGATCTTTAA
- the obgE gene encoding GTPase ObgE, whose product MAGMNFIDHVRLCSRSGSGGNGSVHFRREKHVPKGGPDGGDGGRGGHIIVRGNSQLWTLLHLRYRKHVIAGNGGHGEGGKRFGADGEDVILEVPLGTIVKDAETGEVKVEITEDGEEQILTPGGRGGWGNDHFKTATNQTPRYAQEGGEGLEEWVVFELKLLADVGLVGFPNAGKSTLLSVISAAKPEIADYPFTTIVPNLGVVKYRDFKSFVVADIPGIIEGAAEGKGLGTRFLRHIERNSVLLFLVPADTEDPKREYNILLDELRRYNPELLDKRRLLAISKSDMLDEQMLEEFKEELPDDVEAIFISSVAQQGLQELKDRLWQIINA is encoded by the coding sequence ATGGCTGGAATGAACTTTATTGACCATGTGAGACTTTGCTCTAGGTCAGGCTCGGGAGGAAATGGCTCCGTACATTTTAGAAGGGAGAAACATGTGCCCAAAGGAGGGCCTGATGGTGGCGATGGAGGTCGAGGAGGCCATATTATCGTTAGAGGTAATAGTCAGTTGTGGACTTTGCTTCACTTGAGATACCGAAAGCATGTGATTGCCGGTAATGGAGGCCATGGTGAAGGTGGAAAAAGGTTTGGCGCTGATGGAGAAGATGTGATTCTGGAAGTTCCTTTAGGCACTATCGTTAAGGATGCCGAGACAGGTGAAGTGAAAGTAGAAATTACTGAAGACGGAGAAGAGCAAATCTTGACACCAGGAGGTAGAGGTGGTTGGGGGAATGACCATTTCAAAACTGCAACAAACCAGACTCCTAGATATGCTCAAGAAGGCGGAGAAGGCTTGGAGGAATGGGTCGTTTTTGAGCTTAAGCTTCTCGCGGATGTTGGTTTGGTAGGTTTTCCAAATGCAGGAAAGTCAACGCTTCTTTCAGTGATCTCGGCTGCGAAACCTGAAATTGCCGATTATCCATTTACGACAATTGTACCTAATCTTGGAGTAGTAAAATATAGGGATTTCAAGTCTTTTGTTGTTGCTGATATTCCTGGGATTATAGAAGGCGCTGCTGAAGGCAAAGGATTAGGAACAAGGTTCTTAAGACATATTGAACGTAACTCAGTATTGTTGTTTTTGGTACCGGCTGATACGGAAGATCCAAAAAGGGAGTATAATATCTTGCTTGATGAGTTGAGACGTTATAATCCGGAGCTCCTTGATAAGAGGAGGTTGTTGGCGATTTCGAAATCCGATATGCTTGATGAGCAGATGCTTGAGGAATTTAAAGAAGAACTGCCTGATGATGTGGAAGCGATTTTTATATCTTCCGTAGCCCAGCAAGGCCTTCAAGAACTGAAGGATAGATTGTGGCAGATTATCAACGCATAG
- a CDS encoding nucleotide exchange factor GrpE: protein MSDNNKKEQEENKETVENQNETQQENTVTEEPQIIEKEELKKEEDLVEQLKKDLDEAKDKYLRLFSEFENFRRRTAKEKVDLINSASEKVLKSLLPVIDDFERAENSYAEKESEIDSKTVIEGTTLILNKIKGVLNREGLVEIEVNAGDDFDTEIMEAITQIPAPTPELKGKIVDCVEKGYKLNDKVVRYAKVVVGA from the coding sequence ATGAGCGATAATAATAAAAAAGAACAAGAAGAAAATAAAGAAACGGTTGAGAATCAAAATGAAACTCAACAGGAAAATACTGTAACAGAAGAGCCTCAAATTATTGAAAAAGAAGAGTTGAAAAAGGAAGAGGATCTTGTGGAGCAGTTGAAAAAAGACTTGGATGAAGCGAAGGATAAGTATTTGAGATTGTTTTCCGAGTTTGAGAATTTTAGAAGAAGAACAGCTAAGGAAAAAGTTGATTTGATCAATAGCGCGAGTGAGAAGGTTCTTAAGTCTTTGTTGCCTGTGATTGATGACTTTGAAAGAGCTGAAAATTCATATGCTGAGAAAGAGTCGGAAATTGATTCAAAGACAGTGATTGAAGGCACTACATTGATTTTGAATAAAATCAAAGGCGTGTTGAACAGGGAAGGTCTTGTGGAAATCGAGGTGAATGCCGGAGATGATTTTGATACTGAGATTATGGAAGCAATAACTCAGATCCCAGCGCCTACTCCAGAATTGAAAGGTAAAATTGTCGACTGTGTCGAAAAAGGTTATAAGTTGAACGACAAGGTGGTTAGATACGCCAAAGTTGTTGTCGGAGCTTAA
- the dnaJ gene encoding molecular chaperone DnaJ, with translation MSTKRDYYEVLGLSKSATADEIKKAYRKLAIKYHPDKNPDNPEAEDKFKEAAEAYEVLSNAEKKQRYDQFGHAGMGGAAGGGGMNMEDIFSQFGDIFGGGSPFESFFGGGGGGRRPRQNKGSNLRIKLKLTLEEVAAGAEKKIKVKRNVECSSCGGNGAKNGTEIKSCATCGGSGQVRKVVNTMLGQMASTSVCPSCHGSGKEIKEPCDTCHGRGVELKEEVINIKIPAGVSDNMQLSMSGKGNYPERGGIPGDLLIVIEEIEHEVLKRDGNNVIYDLYVNFADAALGTSVEIPTIDGKVRIKIDSGTQSGKVLRLRGKGIPDINGYGRGDQLVHVNIWTPKELNKEEKEMMEKLKKSKNFEPNPGKSEKGFFERMKEFF, from the coding sequence ATGTCAACAAAAAGAGATTATTACGAAGTATTAGGCTTGTCGAAATCGGCAACAGCTGACGAGATAAAGAAAGCTTACAGAAAACTAGCTATAAAATATCACCCGGACAAAAACCCGGACAATCCAGAAGCTGAGGATAAATTTAAGGAAGCGGCTGAGGCTTACGAAGTGTTGAGTAATGCTGAGAAAAAGCAACGCTACGATCAATTTGGCCATGCTGGCATGGGAGGAGCCGCTGGTGGCGGTGGAATGAACATGGAGGATATTTTTTCTCAGTTCGGCGATATTTTTGGAGGTGGAAGTCCTTTTGAAAGTTTCTTTGGCGGTGGCGGCGGAGGTCGCAGGCCAAGACAAAACAAAGGGTCGAATCTTCGTATCAAGCTAAAGTTGACATTGGAAGAAGTTGCGGCTGGAGCTGAAAAGAAAATCAAGGTTAAGCGAAACGTTGAATGTTCTTCATGTGGAGGCAATGGAGCTAAGAATGGTACTGAGATCAAGTCATGCGCTACTTGCGGAGGTTCAGGCCAAGTAAGAAAAGTGGTGAATACAATGCTTGGGCAGATGGCGTCGACTTCTGTTTGTCCTTCTTGTCATGGTTCTGGAAAAGAAATCAAAGAACCTTGCGATACTTGTCATGGCAGAGGCGTTGAGCTGAAGGAAGAAGTTATCAATATCAAGATACCTGCAGGGGTAAGTGATAACATGCAACTTTCCATGTCTGGCAAAGGAAATTATCCTGAAAGAGGTGGCATCCCTGGAGATTTGCTTATCGTGATAGAAGAGATTGAGCATGAGGTGTTGAAGAGAGATGGCAACAATGTGATTTACGATTTGTATGTCAACTTTGCTGACGCTGCTTTAGGAACTTCTGTTGAGATTCCAACGATCGATGGCAAAGTCAGAATTAAAATAGATTCTGGTACGCAAAGCGGCAAAGTCTTGAGATTGAGAGGAAAGGGAATTCCTGATATCAATGGCTATGGAAGAGGTGATCAGCTTGTGCATGTGAACATTTGGACTCCAAAAGAATTGAATAAGGAAGAGAAGGAGATGATGGAGAAGCTGAAGAAATCTAAAAACTTCGAGCCTAATCCAGGGAAATCTGAAAAAGGCTTTTTCGAGAGAATGAAAGAGTTTTTCTAG
- the metK gene encoding methionine adenosyltransferase: MSYFFTSESVSEGHPDKIADQISDALLDNFLASDPNSKVACETLVTTGLTVLSGEVKTEAYVDVQNVARKVIKKIGYTKSEYQFDADSCGVISAIHEQSPDINQGVERDSEEEQGAGDQGMMFGYATNETENYMPLALYLSHLLLEELAKLRRENDEIKYLRPDAKAQVTVQYSDSHQPERIEAIVISTQHDDFDEQDHIMLDKISEDMKGILIPRVKNLLPESIQELFDADIKYHINPTGKFVIGGPHGDTGLTGRKIIVDTYGGKGAHGGGAFSGKDPSKVDRSAAYATRHIAKNLVAAGICEEVLVQVSYAIGLADPVGFYVNTYGTSKVDITDGEIAQTIGKIFDMRPSAIIKRLKLKEPIYSETAAYGHMGRESEVKKVSFKSTSGQLIEKEVETFTWEKLDFVDQIKDAFNIEVEIKQL; encoded by the coding sequence ATGTCATATTTCTTTACATCGGAGTCTGTATCAGAAGGACATCCGGACAAAATTGCCGATCAAATTTCGGACGCGCTACTTGACAATTTCCTAGCATCAGACCCGAACTCAAAAGTTGCTTGTGAAACTCTTGTAACTACTGGACTAACTGTTTTGAGTGGCGAAGTTAAAACCGAAGCTTACGTTGACGTTCAAAACGTAGCAAGAAAAGTGATTAAGAAGATCGGTTACACTAAGTCTGAGTATCAATTTGATGCTGATTCTTGCGGGGTTATTTCTGCTATTCATGAGCAATCTCCTGATATCAACCAAGGAGTTGAACGAGACTCAGAAGAGGAACAAGGAGCAGGGGACCAAGGAATGATGTTTGGCTACGCTACCAACGAAACGGAGAATTACATGCCATTGGCATTATACCTTTCTCATTTGTTGTTGGAAGAGCTAGCTAAGTTAAGAAGAGAAAATGATGAAATCAAATATTTGCGTCCTGACGCAAAAGCTCAAGTAACTGTTCAGTACAGCGACTCGCACCAGCCAGAAAGAATCGAGGCAATTGTTATCTCAACTCAACATGATGATTTTGACGAGCAGGATCACATCATGCTTGATAAAATTTCCGAAGACATGAAGGGAATATTGATTCCTAGAGTCAAAAATCTTCTACCTGAATCGATTCAAGAACTATTTGATGCTGATATCAAATACCATATCAACCCAACTGGCAAATTCGTAATTGGCGGTCCTCATGGAGATACTGGTCTAACAGGCCGTAAAATCATTGTTGACACTTATGGTGGTAAAGGAGCTCACGGAGGCGGTGCTTTTTCAGGCAAAGACCCATCAAAAGTAGACAGGTCGGCAGCTTATGCGACAAGACATATAGCGAAAAACCTTGTAGCAGCAGGAATATGCGAAGAAGTGCTAGTACAAGTATCTTACGCAATTGGATTGGCTGATCCTGTAGGGTTCTATGTAAATACTTATGGCACTTCCAAAGTAGACATCACGGATGGCGAGATTGCTCAAACTATCGGAAAAATATTCGATATGAGACCTTCGGCAATCATTAAAAGATTGAAACTTAAAGAGCCTATATACTCTGAAACCGCTGCCTATGGCCACATGGGAAGAGAATCAGAAGTTAAAAAGGTTAGCTTCAAGTCTACTTCAGGCCAACTGATAGAAAAAGAAGTGGAAACATTCACTTGGGAAAAACTTGATTTTGTAGATCAGATCAAAGACGCTTTCAACATTGAAGTTGAGATCAAACAACTATAA
- a CDS encoding SAM-dependent methyltransferase, whose product MAGKVYLIPNVIADDTVNEVISPQVRDVASQIDYFLVENIRTARRYLSSLKIGKPIESLHFEVVDKKTSDHEIETLFQPVLSKGINIGVISESGCPGVADPGAKIVALAHKKNCDVIPLVGPSSLLLALMASGFNGQSFAFQGYVSIKTKERQADLKKLENLSKNNRQTQIFIETPYRNDGLLKDILKACSPDTKLCIAKDVSGKNQFLKTATIKEWRKQVPVLGKFPTVFLIDA is encoded by the coding sequence ATGGCTGGTAAAGTATATCTTATTCCAAATGTTATCGCTGATGACACAGTTAATGAAGTTATATCGCCTCAAGTGAGAGATGTCGCTTCTCAAATAGACTATTTTCTCGTTGAGAACATTAGAACTGCTCGAAGATATTTAAGCTCCCTTAAAATAGGCAAGCCTATAGAGAGCCTTCACTTCGAAGTTGTTGACAAAAAAACTTCCGACCATGAAATTGAAACATTATTTCAACCTGTATTATCTAAAGGAATTAATATTGGAGTAATCTCTGAATCAGGATGCCCTGGAGTTGCTGATCCTGGGGCTAAAATTGTTGCTTTGGCACATAAAAAAAATTGCGATGTCATTCCTTTAGTCGGTCCCTCTTCGCTTCTTTTAGCATTGATGGCCTCTGGTTTCAATGGGCAATCATTCGCATTTCAAGGCTATGTTTCCATCAAAACAAAAGAGAGGCAAGCAGATCTTAAAAAACTGGAAAACTTATCCAAGAACAATCGCCAAACTCAAATTTTCATAGAAACACCTTATAGAAATGACGGACTGCTTAAAGATATACTTAAAGCCTGCAGTCCTGACACAAAATTATGCATTGCCAAAGACGTATCCGGGAAGAACCAATTCTTAAAAACTGCGACAATTAAAGAGTGGAGAAAACAAGTGCCCGTATTAGGTAAATTTCCAACTGTTTTTCTAATTGACGCCTAA